The DNA window GCGAGCACCTCGGGGTCGTACACGGCCGGCCTCCTCCTCAGTACGAGCGCGGCAGCTCGCAGTGCAGCTGGCCGATGATGTTGCGGCACTGCTCGTTGGTGATGGGCCCGATCTGCCAGAGCCGCGCCAGGCGCCAGTAGCGGGCCACCTCGCACTCGTTGCTGAGCCCCATGCCGCCGTGGATCTGGATGGCGCGGTCGCAGGCCCGCACGGCCACGTCCGCGGCGTACATCTTGGCCATGGTGGCAGGGACGCCGCAGTCGCGCCCCTGGCTCTG is part of the Candidatus Rokuibacteriota bacterium genome and encodes:
- a CDS encoding acyl-CoA/acyl-ACP dehydrogenase; this encodes QSQGRDCGVPATMAKMYAADVAVRACDRAIQIHGGMGLSNECEVARYWRLARLWQIGPITNEQCRNIIGQLHCELPRSY